Proteins from a genomic interval of Geodermatophilus obscurus DSM 43160:
- a CDS encoding CpaF family protein, which translates to MAAEDATGRTVSGGPRERFESPAPVDWVLVRRLHATAATALAEELKRRPTLSAQAQQELARTLIADGIDELVRQRMRAGQEVPSANDERAIAEAVFAAQFGLGRLQPYVDDPAVENIEAHGHDNVWIGYADGRDVRVDPIADSDEDLVRQLQHIAARLGRAERTLTTASPLLTMRLPDGSRLAAVIETVPRPQLVIRRHRIRDVDLDDLVGLRAIDRPLAEFLRAAVRARKNIVVTGGQGAGKTLLLRALANELPVSENLATIEKHFELLLHELPDRHPRVVSFEAREGTGERGPDGRRLGEVTLTELVEQALVMNVSRVWLGEVRGEEAWPLIEVMEAGEGGSACTLHARSARHAFERLANLCMRGRAAVTPEHAYRSCASAVDLVVHIATVDERWVGGRRDRFISQVVECNGVGEGGRPALTEVFAPGPDGRAVPEHDPVDLADYVRVGFDPEWLRAGQAHWAGAGGRR; encoded by the coding sequence GTGGCCGCTGAGGACGCGACCGGCCGCACGGTGAGCGGCGGTCCTCGGGAACGGTTCGAGTCTCCGGCGCCGGTGGACTGGGTTCTAGTCCGCCGACTGCACGCGACGGCGGCGACGGCGCTGGCAGAGGAGCTCAAGCGTCGCCCGACCCTGAGCGCCCAAGCGCAGCAGGAGCTGGCCCGCACCCTGATCGCCGACGGCATCGACGAACTGGTGCGGCAGCGGATGCGCGCCGGACAGGAGGTGCCCTCCGCCAACGACGAGCGGGCGATCGCCGAGGCGGTGTTCGCCGCGCAGTTCGGCCTGGGCCGGCTGCAGCCCTACGTGGACGACCCGGCCGTGGAGAACATCGAGGCGCACGGGCACGACAACGTGTGGATCGGTTACGCCGACGGCCGCGACGTCCGGGTCGATCCGATCGCCGACTCCGACGAGGACTTGGTCCGCCAGCTGCAGCACATCGCCGCCCGGCTGGGCCGCGCCGAGCGGACCCTGACCACGGCCAGTCCACTGCTGACCATGCGCCTGCCCGACGGGTCGCGGCTGGCGGCGGTGATCGAGACCGTGCCCCGCCCGCAGCTGGTGATCCGGCGGCACCGGATCCGCGACGTCGACCTCGACGACCTGGTCGGCCTGCGCGCAATCGACCGGCCGCTGGCGGAGTTCCTGCGGGCGGCGGTGCGGGCGCGCAAGAACATCGTGGTCACCGGCGGGCAGGGCGCGGGCAAGACGCTGCTGCTGCGGGCGCTGGCCAACGAACTGCCGGTCAGCGAGAACCTGGCCACCATCGAGAAGCACTTCGAGCTGCTGCTGCACGAGCTGCCCGACCGGCACCCGAGGGTGGTGTCCTTCGAGGCCCGGGAGGGCACGGGCGAGCGCGGCCCGGACGGCCGCCGCCTGGGCGAGGTGACGCTGACCGAGCTGGTCGAGCAGGCGCTGGTGATGAACGTGTCCCGGGTGTGGCTGGGCGAGGTGCGCGGCGAGGAGGCCTGGCCGCTGATCGAGGTGATGGAGGCCGGTGAGGGCGGCTCGGCCTGCACGCTGCACGCCCGCTCGGCCCGGCACGCCTTCGAGCGCCTCGCGAACCTGTGCATGCGCGGCCGAGCGGCGGTGACCCCGGAGCACGCCTACCGGTCCTGTGCCTCCGCGGTCGACCTGGTCGTGCACATCGCCACCGTGGACGAACGCTGGGTCGGTGGGCGGCGGGACCGGTTCATCAGCCAGGTTGTGGAGTGCAACGGCGTCGGTGAGGGCGGGCGCCCGGCGCTCACCGAGGTCTTCGCGCCCGGACCGGACGGGCGGGCGGTGCCCGAGCACGACCCGGTGGACCTGGCCGACTACGTGCGGGTCGGCTTCGACCCCGAGTGGCTGCGCGCCGGCCAGGCGCATTGGGCCGGCGCAGGAGGGCGGCGGTGA
- a CDS encoding type II secretion system F family protein, translating to MSGTGLLAAVCGALLVGGLLLAAHALTASDPPARPRRRRPHPAAPADPGLARRQRALQVAAAGAVATVWLATGWPVGGVLVGLAVVGVPWLLAQFAGGNAAVERLEALQEWVRRTSDVLAAGGGLEQTLIRSAHTAPAPIQAEVATLAARLQARWPASRALLAFADDLDDAAGDLVVAALLLGAELRGPGLARVLTELAGSLTEEVTMRRKVEADRAKPRANARWLLLITVAAAGLAALNGDYLTPYGTALGQMVLAAIAALIVGCLLWMRRLTTPEQSPRFLTDRTGRAEPEPEEVLTR from the coding sequence GTGAGCGGCACCGGACTGCTCGCCGCGGTGTGCGGGGCGCTGCTGGTCGGCGGCCTGCTGCTGGCCGCCCACGCGCTCACCGCTTCGGACCCGCCTGCCCGACCGCGCCGGCGCAGGCCGCATCCCGCGGCGCCGGCCGACCCTGGCCTGGCGCGCCGGCAACGGGCGCTGCAGGTAGCTGCGGCCGGTGCGGTGGCCACGGTGTGGCTGGCCACCGGGTGGCCGGTGGGCGGTGTGCTGGTCGGGCTGGCGGTGGTCGGCGTGCCGTGGCTACTCGCACAGTTCGCCGGCGGCAACGCCGCGGTTGAGCGGTTGGAGGCGCTGCAGGAGTGGGTGCGCCGCACCTCCGACGTGCTCGCCGCCGGCGGCGGCCTAGAGCAGACGCTGATCCGCTCGGCGCACACCGCACCGGCGCCGATCCAGGCCGAGGTGGCGACGCTGGCCGCCCGGCTACAGGCCCGCTGGCCCGCGTCACGGGCGCTGCTGGCCTTCGCCGACGACCTCGACGACGCCGCCGGGGACCTGGTGGTCGCCGCGCTGCTGCTCGGCGCGGAGCTGCGCGGCCCCGGGCTCGCGCGGGTGTTGACCGAGCTGGCCGGCAGCCTCACAGAAGAGGTGACCATGCGCCGCAAGGTCGAGGCCGACCGCGCCAAGCCCCGGGCCAACGCCCGCTGGCTGCTGCTGATCACCGTGGCCGCGGCCGGGCTGGCCGCACTCAACGGCGACTATCTGACCCCCTACGGCACCGCGCTTGGGCAGATGGTGCTGGCCGCCATCGCGGCGCTGATCGTCGGCTGCCTGCTCTGGATGCGCCGACTGACCACCCCCGAGCAGTCCCCCCGGTTCTTGACCGACCGCACCGGGCGGGCCGAGCCGGAGCCGGAGGAGGTGCTGACGCGGTGA
- a CDS encoding type II secretion system F family protein, with amino-acid sequence MSGVQALLIGFGALTGLGAFLLLRAALVVDQPHLADALARLDGRATVPVAPSAQTGDQWARAAGRAGTWAASQLPASALRAPAQALALIGWTPEGYAARKIGSAAFGALFVPLLTTALGAAGVRLPVVVPVAGSLALAGVLFLVVDVVVRDQAAEARGQMRRALCSYLDLVSLRRDASEGPTIALERAAALGDGWVFGRVADALVAARLAGEPPWDGLRRLAADTGVGELADVADIAAVAAQDGASIAPTLRARAQSLRVQLLAEEEAAANTASEKLTAPVALLSIAFLLLFLYPALARLMAS; translated from the coding sequence GTGAGCGGCGTGCAGGCGCTCCTGATCGGCTTCGGCGCCCTCACAGGGCTCGGGGCGTTCCTGCTGCTGCGGGCGGCCCTGGTGGTCGACCAGCCGCACCTGGCTGACGCGCTGGCCCGCCTGGACGGGCGGGCCACCGTCCCCGTCGCGCCCAGTGCGCAGACAGGGGACCAGTGGGCTCGGGCGGCCGGCCGCGCCGGGACATGGGCTGCGTCCCAGCTGCCCGCCAGCGCACTACGGGCACCGGCGCAGGCGCTGGCACTCATCGGCTGGACGCCGGAGGGCTACGCCGCCCGCAAGATCGGCTCCGCCGCGTTCGGCGCGCTGTTCGTGCCGCTGCTCACGACTGCGCTGGGCGCGGCCGGTGTCCGGCTGCCGGTCGTGGTCCCGGTGGCCGGGTCACTGGCGCTGGCCGGGGTCCTGTTCCTCGTCGTCGACGTCGTCGTGCGCGACCAGGCCGCCGAGGCGCGCGGGCAGATGCGCCGGGCGCTGTGCTCCTACCTGGACCTGGTCAGCCTCCGCCGCGACGCCAGCGAGGGCCCCACCATCGCCCTGGAGCGGGCCGCTGCGCTGGGGGACGGGTGGGTGTTCGGCCGGGTCGCCGACGCCTTGGTGGCCGCCCGGCTGGCCGGCGAGCCGCCGTGGGACGGGCTGCGCCGGCTGGCCGCCGACACCGGCGTGGGGGAGCTGGCCGACGTCGCCGACATCGCCGCGGTCGCTGCGCAGGACGGGGCGTCGATCGCCCCGACGCTGCGGGCCCGCGCCCAGTCGCTGCGGGTGCAGCTGCTGGCCGAGGAGGAGGCGGCGGCCAACACCGCCAGCGAGAAGCTCACCGCCCCCGTGGCGCTGCTGTCGATCGCCTTCCTGCTGTTGTTCCTCTATCCCGCCCTGGCCCGCCTGATGGCCAGCTGA
- a CDS encoding TadE family protein — protein sequence MELAVTFPVVLLLVMTLIQAALWFYARSVALGAAQEGAREGRVQPASTARAQAAAEGFLDQTAADLLSSRDVAVTGSATTVAVTVTGTSISLFPGLSGWSVTQTAVGPVERPTP from the coding sequence GTGGAGTTGGCGGTCACCTTCCCCGTCGTGCTGCTGCTGGTGATGACGCTCATCCAGGCGGCTCTGTGGTTCTACGCCCGCTCCGTCGCGCTCGGAGCCGCGCAGGAAGGGGCCCGCGAAGGACGGGTGCAGCCCGCCTCGACGGCGCGCGCCCAGGCGGCGGCCGAGGGTTTCCTCGACCAGACCGCCGCGGACCTGCTCTCCAGCCGGGACGTGGCCGTGACCGGATCGGCGACCACGGTTGCAGTGACCGTGACCGGCACCTCGATCAGCCTGTTCCCCGGCCTGTCGGGATGGTCGGTCACCCAGACCGCCGTCGGCCCCGTCGAACGGCCCACTCCGTGA
- a CDS encoding TadE/TadG family type IV pilus assembly protein gives MSVELALLAPAFLLLAAFAVLAGRTQIAEGGVQEAARAAAREASLARDAGTAGALAGGQAERTLAAQDLRCQNASIDVDTSGFAAPPGQPGDVTVTVTCVVGMADLLAPGLPGTVTVEAAFTSPVDAYRER, from the coding sequence GTGTCGGTGGAGCTGGCATTGCTGGCCCCGGCGTTTCTGCTGTTGGCGGCCTTCGCCGTCCTCGCCGGACGCACCCAGATCGCCGAGGGGGGCGTCCAGGAGGCCGCCCGCGCCGCCGCCCGGGAGGCCTCCCTCGCCCGTGACGCCGGCACGGCCGGCGCCCTGGCCGGCGGGCAGGCCGAACGCACCCTGGCCGCCCAGGACCTGCGCTGCCAGAACGCCAGCATCGACGTCGACACCTCCGGTTTCGCAGCACCGCCCGGCCAGCCCGGTGACGTGACCGTCACCGTCACCTGCGTCGTCGGCATGGCCGATCTGCTGGCCCCCGGCCTACCTGGCACGGTCACCGTGGAAGCCGCCTTCACCAGCCCCGTCGACGCCTACCGCGAACGATGA
- a CDS encoding TadE/TadG family type IV pilus assembly protein, with the protein MRCQDPERGAIGVFLAVLVPGLLLIVGLAVDGGAKVAATQRANAIADEAARAGGQALDLSAALTGQVRVDPAAAVAAVQNYLERSGVQGAVTVVDGDTLQVSTTISEPTTFLGLIGITTLTVEGTGTADLVTDQNGGAAP; encoded by the coding sequence GTGCGATGCCAGGACCCCGAGCGCGGTGCGATCGGCGTGTTCCTCGCCGTCCTCGTCCCCGGCCTGTTGCTGATCGTCGGCCTGGCCGTCGATGGCGGCGCCAAGGTGGCGGCCACCCAGCGTGCCAACGCCATCGCCGACGAGGCCGCCCGCGCCGGCGGCCAGGCCCTCGACCTCTCCGCTGCCCTTACTGGGCAGGTGCGGGTCGACCCGGCCGCCGCGGTCGCCGCCGTGCAGAACTACCTGGAGCGCAGCGGTGTGCAGGGCGCGGTCACCGTCGTCGACGGCGACACCCTGCAGGTGAGCACGACGATCAGCGAGCCCACCACGTTCCTCGGCCTCATCGGCATCACCACCCTCACCGTCGAAGGCACCGGCACCGCCGACCTCGTCACCGACCAGAACGGGGGAGCCGCCCCATGA
- a CDS encoding LysM peptidoglycan-binding domain-containing protein: MTAPLRTLNPLRRLLALAVLLAAVVGVPAGLWHLGGAYLPDELPSWAQITATLAGPDTGTVFLGLLVLIGWAAWAVFALSVTLELTTQLRGLPPLRLPGLAAPQQLAGLLVAAVVGVGGAPLLAAPALAGPPAVAEQPTEEPRPAPVPVPETRPAVPAAAGPTYTVQPRDTLGRIAARHLGDWTRFAEILELNRDRPQPDGGALTDPGLLRPGWVLVLPADASTSGTAQQVTVRPGDTLADIAKHHGLDSWRPIFDLNAGEAQPGGGRFTDPHLIRPGQLLDLPPSATPSPVPTSPSGHEPLEPSPSHEDDPTAPADLHPTSPAPPTVPSPSGDSSPRSAPVAEGADTGEQPSSELAIVLSGSGALLAAGLGAAWLAHRRQRLRRRRPGRRLVPPSRELSATQAAVTSAAASGRADYAALDRALRQLAVLISEDPDGRLPDVTAARLDSGRLHLRLHTPDDRPPPAPWTADDTGSWWSVQLDQDTGVVAQVARTRLAPYPTLVTLGIDGAGHWLLDLERIGAVCVTGPADRRADFARHLAAELAVNSWSDLLTVTTVGFGDELVDLAPHRIHPVGTDADPGLQAALLEPGERDTDDVLDGRLRAGAGDGWMPQVILAPHQPDDDSNLARAAALRDRERRAAVAVVVGVEPTQPTDEWLLTLTDDGSLLVPALGLRLPAPRLTAEQARDITTLMAFERDSHDEPIPGADGGRPWQVHTDAAGALRPHLPDTAEPPTQLPAPRPARRRPSTVAASEPGLLEPTDTHTETSSSIDDATTAPVRSAPTDLSRQIEDDLTQLDRDLADWWSSDCARPRLTLLGPVTLRAHGDEAAVARSGYRRRYEETVAYLATRPHGASADEAATALQPAGGGKNDPVSARAYVHRMTAGARAWLGTDPGTGHKHLSSGRSGRYTLTGVLVDADLFRQLRARAAVRGDGGLPDLLAALQLVSGPPFAQRPVGYEWLDGLDLTLTAAVCDVAHRVVTAALADDDLGAARTASAAALLVAPDDEQVLLDAMWTSFHQGNHAEAEAHIARIAAIHDGEDEMDLPMSTAETVNRARRRFLDGAS; this comes from the coding sequence ATGACCGCGCCCTTGCGGACCCTCAATCCGCTGCGCCGTCTCCTCGCCCTCGCCGTGCTCCTCGCCGCAGTCGTCGGCGTTCCGGCCGGGCTGTGGCACCTCGGCGGCGCCTACCTGCCCGACGAGCTGCCCTCCTGGGCGCAGATTACCGCCACGCTGGCCGGACCGGACACCGGCACGGTCTTCCTCGGGCTCCTCGTCCTGATCGGCTGGGCCGCGTGGGCGGTCTTCGCCCTGTCGGTGACCCTCGAGCTCACCACCCAGCTGCGCGGTCTCCCGCCACTGCGGCTGCCCGGCCTGGCCGCACCCCAGCAGCTGGCCGGTCTGCTCGTGGCCGCCGTCGTCGGCGTCGGTGGCGCGCCCCTGCTCGCCGCCCCCGCCCTGGCCGGCCCACCGGCCGTCGCCGAGCAGCCGACCGAGGAGCCCCGGCCTGCGCCCGTCCCGGTGCCGGAGACCCGGCCCGCGGTGCCCGCTGCGGCCGGACCCACCTACACGGTGCAACCGCGCGACACCCTCGGCCGCATCGCCGCTCGCCACCTGGGCGACTGGACCCGGTTTGCGGAGATCCTCGAACTCAACCGCGACCGGCCCCAACCCGACGGCGGCGCGCTCACGGACCCGGGACTGCTCCGCCCCGGCTGGGTGCTCGTCCTGCCCGCCGATGCCAGCACTTCCGGGACGGCGCAGCAGGTGACCGTGCGGCCCGGCGACACCCTCGCCGACATCGCCAAGCACCATGGCCTGGACAGCTGGCGGCCGATCTTCGACCTGAACGCCGGCGAGGCCCAGCCGGGCGGTGGCCGGTTCACCGACCCCCACCTGATCCGCCCCGGGCAGCTCCTCGACCTCCCGCCCTCCGCCACGCCGTCCCCAGTGCCGACCTCGCCGAGCGGACACGAGCCCTTGGAGCCGTCGCCGTCACACGAGGACGACCCCACCGCGCCCGCAGACCTGCACCCGACGTCCCCCGCGCCACCGACGGTGCCGAGCCCATCCGGTGACTCGAGTCCTCGTTCGGCGCCGGTCGCCGAGGGCGCCGACACCGGAGAACAGCCGTCGTCCGAGCTGGCGATCGTGCTCAGCGGCAGCGGAGCCCTCCTCGCCGCTGGCCTCGGCGCCGCCTGGCTGGCCCACCGCCGGCAACGCCTGCGCCGTCGCCGCCCCGGTCGACGGCTGGTGCCTCCGTCCCGGGAGTTGTCGGCCACGCAGGCGGCCGTGACCTCCGCGGCGGCCTCCGGCCGGGCCGACTACGCCGCACTCGACCGCGCCTTGCGACAGCTGGCCGTGCTGATCTCCGAGGACCCCGACGGGCGGCTGCCCGACGTCACCGCCGCCCGGCTGGACAGCGGTCGCCTCCACCTCCGGCTGCACACCCCTGATGACCGTCCCCCGCCCGCGCCGTGGACCGCAGACGACACCGGCTCGTGGTGGTCGGTGCAGCTCGACCAGGACACCGGTGTTGTCGCGCAAGTGGCGCGGACACGCCTGGCGCCGTATCCGACCCTGGTCACCCTCGGCATCGACGGCGCAGGCCACTGGTTGCTGGACCTGGAACGCATCGGCGCCGTGTGCGTCACCGGACCGGCCGACCGCCGTGCGGACTTCGCCCGGCACTTGGCCGCCGAACTGGCCGTCAACAGCTGGTCGGACCTGCTGACCGTCACCACGGTCGGCTTCGGCGACGAACTGGTCGACCTGGCACCGCACCGGATCCACCCGGTCGGCACCGACGCCGATCCCGGGCTGCAGGCCGCCTTGCTTGAACCTGGCGAGCGCGACACCGACGACGTGCTGGACGGGCGGCTCCGGGCCGGAGCAGGTGACGGCTGGATGCCGCAGGTCATCCTCGCCCCGCACCAGCCGGATGACGACAGCAACCTGGCCCGGGCCGCCGCCCTGCGGGACCGGGAGCGGCGCGCCGCCGTTGCCGTGGTGGTCGGCGTCGAGCCGACGCAGCCCACCGACGAGTGGCTGCTCACGCTGACCGACGACGGATCGCTGCTCGTTCCGGCGCTCGGGCTGCGGCTCCCGGCACCCCGGCTGACCGCCGAACAGGCCCGTGACATCACCACGCTGATGGCCTTCGAACGCGACTCTCACGACGAACCCATCCCTGGCGCCGACGGCGGCCGCCCTTGGCAGGTCCACACCGACGCCGCCGGCGCCCTCCGCCCGCACCTGCCGGACACCGCCGAGCCGCCGACCCAGCTGCCCGCTCCGCGGCCGGCCCGACGCCGGCCCTCCACCGTCGCGGCGTCCGAGCCGGGGTTGCTCGAGCCGACCGACACGCACACCGAGACGTCGTCGTCGATCGACGATGCGACCACGGCGCCCGTGCGCTCGGCGCCGACCGACCTGAGCAGACAGATCGAGGACGACCTCACACAGCTCGACCGCGACCTCGCCGACTGGTGGTCATCCGACTGCGCCCGGCCGCGGCTGACCTTGCTCGGACCGGTCACGCTGCGCGCGCACGGCGACGAGGCGGCCGTCGCCAGGTCCGGGTACCGCCGCCGCTACGAGGAGACGGTCGCCTACCTCGCCACCCGCCCGCACGGTGCCTCCGCCGACGAGGCCGCCACGGCCCTGCAGCCGGCCGGCGGCGGCAAGAACGACCCGGTTAGCGCCCGCGCCTACGTGCACCGGATGACCGCCGGCGCCCGAGCCTGGCTCGGCACCGACCCCGGCACCGGCCACAAGCACCTCAGCTCCGGGAGGAGCGGCCGGTACACGCTGACCGGCGTGCTGGTCGACGCCGACCTGTTCCGCCAGCTGCGCGCCCGCGCCGCGGTCCGCGGCGATGGCGGGCTGCCCGACCTGCTGGCCGCCCTGCAGCTGGTCTCCGGACCGCCGTTCGCCCAGCGCCCGGTCGGCTACGAGTGGCTCGACGGCCTGGACCTCACCCTCACCGCGGCCGTCTGCGACGTCGCCCACCGAGTGGTCACCGCCGCTCTCGCCGACGACGACCTAGGCGCGGCCCGCACCGCCTCAGCCGCTGCCCTGCTCGTCGCACCCGACGACGAACAGGTCCTGCTCGACGCGATGTGGACCAGCTTCCATCAGGGCAACCACGCCGAAGCCGAGGCGCACATCGCGCGCATCGCGGCCATCCACGACGGTGAGGACGAAATGGACCTGCCGATGAGCACGGCGGAGACCGTCAACCGCGCCCGCCGGCGGTTCCTCGATGGCGCCTCATGA
- a CDS encoding helix-turn-helix domain-containing protein, with protein sequence MPYPPRPQLRPLPAFVGTACTGTVPNRRLQARLEAFVLAEYAAGRSLRQIAELIDRSPTAVRRVLDKHGAPRRAVGAPRLADGP encoded by the coding sequence ATGCCCTACCCGCCGCGGCCACAGCTGCGCCCGCTGCCGGCGTTCGTCGGAACCGCCTGCACCGGCACCGTGCCCAACCGGCGGTTGCAAGCGCGGCTGGAGGCATTCGTCCTCGCCGAGTACGCCGCCGGCCGCTCCCTGCGACAGATCGCCGAGCTGATCGACCGTTCTCCGACCGCGGTCCGCCGCGTACTCGACAAGCACGGTGCACCGCGGCGCGCCGTCGGCGCTCCACGGCTGGCCGACGGCCCGTGA